The genomic stretch TAGATGCTGATACCAGCTATAAACCTTGGAGGAAGGATGAGaatcttacagacaagagttcaCCACTGCCAGTCTCCATCCTACACGTCACAACTGTTGCATTGTCTTCTCTAGCTATACGAACCCCTTGAGACATCTCCTGTGAGATTCTGGCAGGCAAACCAAAAACCCAGACCCTTCCTCACTCCTTTACTACAAATGGCTTTGGGGAACACCATTCATGTTGCCACAAGTCCCAAAAGCATCAGAATCTATGGCAACGTGTAAGATGTGCCACAACGCCAGCCAAATATACCACTTAGCAGTGGACAAACTTATTGTCTCGGTAATCAAGCTTCTTTCCATAAAAAAATCGGAATTATACTGAAAGTTACCACTGATGGAATCTGTTGAGCCTCCAGCATTATCTTCTGTAGCTGGCTGAATGCTTTGACTTTCTGTAAGAATATGGAACTGCTCAGTCAGTATACATGCAAACAATTCTAGTAGAACATGgaagaaaaataaactgaatatgCTGCTAACACTGCAGAATGCATGAAAATACCATTCAGTCTTGGTGTGCCCAAGGTAGCATCCTCTGTATCACTGTCAGGTTCAGTTCCATCACTgccatcagttaagttgatctcatcttaaacaaagaaatcaAATTGAACTAAACTGGGACAATGATGCTACAAAACATATTATGCTCATGTTTTAAAAGTATCTGAGGTGCATATAGTTAACCAATCCAGATGAATGTGCTCAGATTTCACATATTTATCATGAAAAGGACATAGAAGTAGATACTGTACAAAAGCGTACCTTCAATTTCAATTTCATCGAGTGATTTGCCTTGAAAGTTAGGGAGACACCCTTTTTCCATAGCAAGCAGAAGTTTGGATATTTTTGCCAGCTGAGTTGTCGCTTCTGGAAGCCTGTAATACTCACGGTGTACACGAATATCGTGCCCCAAGAAGTCAGCAACTTGATCTAATTCATTGTTTTTCAAATTAAGAATTTGTGATAGAGTGGCCACGTGTTTGCGCAAATGTGTTGACCTGAGATGTTGTGGATTTTGAGCACCACACTGAGTTGCATAGAGCCGCAAGCAATCTTGACCTCTGTAATGACTCTGGCATTTGGGTCTAGCAAACAAGAAGCAGTTATCCTGAACCGCACACTCTGTTCTTTTATTCACCAGAAGTGTTAGGGCATCTACCATATCTGGTGTGAGGAGGACAGCAACCTTTCGACCTCTTTTACCTCTGATTTCAACTCTACTAAAATGACTACAGAGTTTCTGCTCAAATTTGGAAAGACCTACTGCAACATCTGCGTGAAGTAGTGTGTTCTCTCTTTCCTGGAAGCTTTTGAGCTGCATTTTAGATACTTCACCGGCACGCCTACGATTGAAAATAATTACCCTTGCAAGGGTAGCTTTTGCAAGTTCTGCATAACTTTGTGATGATGATGTTTTTTTCAGGTTTTCAGATGCTGCATTGGCAGTAGTTTCCAGGTGTTTATGAAGGAGCTGAACATCATGAGTGAAAGGCAGTGTTGACGGTTTATTGAATTTTGCTTCATTCATTGTGCTTAAAGCCCTGTGTGATATTAGCTCAGACCACTTGGTGGTATATAGCTTGACTTAATTAACTCTTCATCTTCTGCCATTAGACCTCTGCAGTGGATGAGCTCGCAGACCTTTTGCAATGTGTGGCCCAATTTCAATGCTAGGCTTGGCCTTTGGTAGTAGTTTTTTTCTTCGTCATGACCTGACACTTTCTTCACAGCTTCAATAACATGCTGGAAATTAGCTGGTTTTATAGCTTCCTCAAGGCTGTATATAGAGGACTCACTGCGCAATGTTATCAAAAACCTCCCAATTTCTCGAAGCTTCTGACGAATATATTCAAACTTGGTAGGGTCATTTCCATGTTTGTTGAAGAATGACTGCGCTAGCTGAAGAATGCAGAAGTCATTGCGTACAACAGAAGATATGTCATCTTGCTTCATTGCACTCAAGAGCTTCCAAACTCCTCCAGATATCTGCTGCAAAGATGTAGACTCTGCCATGGCAGCCAAACCCAACACTCTGGTCCGTCCCTGATGTTCACTTACTGAACCTGGCTTTGAGGAACATCTTCTCACATGTCGCCATAGTTCTTTACGCCCAAACATTGCTTTGCAGTACATACAATGCACAAACTGTTTTGAATCACAATCTTTGTTTGGCCTtcgttttactttaagcaacccATTTCCTTTCTCTAATACATTGGAATTATGCCGATAGTTCCCCTTGTTCCGAATTTTTTCTAGTAGTCTTTTGCGTTCTTTTGAGCGTTTTGGAAATGACAGTGCTTCTGCAACTTCAACTTCAGTCAAATGGGTTTTTAAATGACGAGATATTTTTGACTGTGGTTTcccacaaatgtaacagtaattCTTATTTTCAGAACAAGAAATGTCTGATGATTGAAGACATTTCTCAGCTCCAGCCATGTTACCCTTTGCTCCTGCCACTGATACATCCTTATAATCTCCAGGCAAATCAAGTGCACTAGTACCACCTATTATTTCCAACTGCTGTTCACTTGTAGGTGTTTTATGGTCTTTTCTGGGCAAAGAAACACGATCTGATCTATTAATTAAAGCGTCAACTTTTGATGATCTTTTGATCTCTGAAAGGCGTTTAACTTGACTGGTGCTTGAAAGTAAATCTGTCCCTTCTGCAGAACTGTCTGACTCATTGTCTGATTCTCCACTTGTCAACTCCTCCAGACAACAAAATAAATCATCCTCATTTAAACAAGACACTTTCCTGGCCTTCAAATACTGTGAACCTTTGCTTACACCTTCCTGGTTCAACTTTGTTTTCTGAGATTTGGTGCACTCTGAGGTGGCAACTTTCACGTTCTGTTCATTTGAGGAACATTTGTTTTGGACATTGTTTACATATCCTGCTGCTAACTCCACTGAACTGCACGATTCACTGTCTGAGTCTGGGACATATTCCTCATCTGAGAGTGACACTTCCTCATCAGAACTTGAAAATCCTATATCCTAGTATCAGAAAAGAGAAAATCACTATGTAGCATTTGTGAAGAGAGATGGTTCAtaagtaaaactgtaaatatactgtactcACCCATGAAAGTGGTTCTTCATCATTCTTTTCAAATTTTGCAAAGCAGTTCTTGTGCCAAAATTTAGAGCACACTATAAGAGAGAAATAAATTGTACTcatatttcaaatgtatttaaaataggGACACAAATTGTGGCTAATTCCTTTAATCCACAATCAACCCCTATTAGGCCATGATTAGATAAACCCTTAACTGATAGGcataacaaaaacacacacacaaaataccaaAGCGTCTTTGAGTTTAtgtaaaagcactatataaataaaaatgtaaaaacaaagaATGCCCTAGCTAAAAAAGTGCCAGTTTAACATTGGGTCTATGGATGATAATTACATATGTAACAATATAAAACAGTTTAGTCATAAGCGATGATTCCAGGGCTTATACACTTCCTCACAATTAGGATTCATGAAACACAAGTAATATTACCTCTCAATATTACCTCTCAATACATTGTCTCAATATTACCAAGTAATTTTGAGACAGAAAAGTAAAGTTTTTTGATGAATAGCTAATGCCAGGTCTTAACAGCAATCATGTTTGCAAATAGTGAGTTATCTTTAGGATGCTGTGAAGTAACAAATATTTGAATGGGAAGTTTgtactcaactactctacaagaCAAAGTGCACTGCAAAGAAGATAACTGGCAGTAACCTGGGTTATATAAAAAGCCTGTAGAGAGACTTCAGATATGGGGTTTTTCATTATTTGTGATAGAAAAGGTATACTGGTTTATGGTGTTAAATTAGTTAAGTATATAAACAACACATTGTTTATGCTTGTATTTGAGGGCTCATTAACCCATACAAATGTTACTCTGCACTGCACATTTTGCAATGCATGGCATAACTGTCAGATAAAGCAGCATTCCTTTTTTCATTGTTGGAGGTGTTTCTGTGTATTATTATGGTGCATTCTTGTGGTATATTCCTACTACTGTGCCTTCATATACACAAGTAAAAACATTCCTGGCTTGAATGATAAAACCTCTTCATATCActttgtgtttatgggaaatgAATCATCTAACTGAGACTGGTGATCAGACA from Brienomyrus brachyistius isolate T26 unplaced genomic scaffold, BBRACH_0.4 scaffold565, whole genome shotgun sequence encodes the following:
- the LOC125729200 gene encoding uncharacterized protein LOC125729200 isoform X1, translated to MNEAKFNKPSTLPFTHDVQLLHKHLETTANAASENLKKTSSSQSYAELAKATLARVIIFNRRRAGEVSKMQLKSFQERENTLLHADVAVGLSKFEQKLCSHFSRVEIRGKRGRKVAVLLTPDMVDALTLLVNKRTECAVQDNCFLFARPKCQSHYRGQDCLRLYATQCGAQNPQHLRSTHLRKHVATLSQILNLKNNELDQVADFLGHDIRVHREYYRLPEATTQLAKISKLLLAMEKGCLPNFQGKSLDEIEIEDEINLTDGSDGTEPDSDTEDATLGTPRLNESQSIQPATEDNAGGSTDSISVGQVFTAAIKTSKKKSRTQWSKQEVTAVLKHFKDHITKGKLATMAECQQCKSAEDPVLAGRTVQNIRDFVRNRGITLKRKTMSN
- the LOC125729200 gene encoding uncharacterized protein LOC125729200 isoform X2 produces the protein MNEAKFNKPSTLPFTHDVQLLHKHLETTANAASENLKKTSSSQSYAELAKATLARVIIFNRRRAGEVSKMQLKSFQERENTLLHADVAVGLSKFEQKLCSHFSRVEIRGKRGRKVAVLLTPDMVDALTLLVNKRTECAVQDNCFLFARPKCQSHYRGQDCLRLYATQCGAQNPQHLRSTHLRKHVATLSQILNLKNNELDQVADFLGHDIRVHREYYRLPEATTQLAKISKLLLAMEKGCLPNFQGKSLDEIEIEDEINLTDGSDGTEPDSDTEDATLGTPRLNESQSIQPATEDNAGGSTDSISGL
- the LOC125729199 gene encoding uncharacterized protein LOC125729199 — protein: MDKCSACFGPVAPLKWIGLRCKVCSKFWHKNCFAKFEKNDEEPLSWDIGFSSSDEEVSLSDEEYVPDSDSESCSSVELAAGYVNNVQNKCSSNEQNVKVATSECTKSQKTKLNQEGVSKGSQYLKARKVSCLNEDDLFCCLEELTSGESDNESDSSAEGTDLLSSTSQVKRLSEIKRSSKVDALINRSDRVSLPRKDHKTPTSEQQLEIIGGTSALDLPGDYKDVSVAGAKGNMAGAEKCLQSSDISCSENKNYCYICGKPQSKISRHLKTHLTEVEVAEALSFPKRSKERKRLLEKIRNKGNYRHNSNVLEKGNGLLKVKRRPNKDCDSKQFVHCMYCKAMFGRKELWRHVRRCSSKPGSVSEHQGRTRVLGLAAMAESTSLQQISGGVWKLLSAMKQDDISSVVRNDFCILQLAQSFFNKHGNDPTKFEYIRQKLREIGRFLITLRSESSIYSLEEAIKPANFQHVIEAVKKVSGHDEEKNYYQRPSLALKLGHTLQKVCELIHCRGLMAEDEELIKSSYIPPSGLS